accataatataagggattttgagtttttgctggtaatgtttgaccactcaacttattcaaaaaatttatgcaaatataaaaaacgaaaaattgtgtttaaagtaatttggataataaagtaagtcacaaagaaaataaataataattctaattttttttgaataagacgaatgaccaaacagtgcaagtaaaaactcaaaatcctttatattatgggacggagggagtactttccaATAGCCCCATCGTTTCGTTTATTCGTGGAATAAGTCAAACGATATATTCGCaaataaaactttcatataCGTGTCTTTAGAGAGAACCTGGTTTGAGACCCGTAAACTGTGGCATGCATGATCTACATTCCCtaagtggtagtagtagtaattaggTTCGTCCGCTGAAGTCTGAAAATAACACGCCCTAAGTAGATCCATTAAGGGtacctttgaatcaaaggattaaagatttatgtaggaatttcataggatttaaatcctataagaaattttcctttttggtcatttgattcaaaggattgaatctttccaaatcctatgaaattcctatggaatgacatattgcatgtagattttggaggaaatttagcaaaagctccaacctcttagaaaattttctgagtctatctctctcatctgattttcctgcgctccaatcaaacgacaactcctgtgtttttcccacgttttgtaatcctctgttttacacttcaattcctgtcagagtcatgtgtttttcctattcctctattttttcaaCCTTTTATTCAAAGGGGCCCAAACCAGTTGGCTTTGGACAACACTAGTTAGATATACGGTGGCACGATGCAGTTTCTTTCCCTCGAAATGACATGCTTTTTTTGGAGGGATTCTTGAACAGTTGTACCCAAAGGATGTTGCGACATGACACCGCACCAGAAAAGCGGCGGGAATGTTTGAACCTCTGATTGATCGTCTTCCCGTTTGGAGTCTCGAGCTAAAGGGCGAAAGAATATGTGCTACCTTGATGCTCCCTCTTTCTGTTCCTTCCTTCGGTCTCTGCCACGACACCAAACCTTTACAGCTAGAAATGCCCCTGTCCCGAGTCTACCCCAGGATAGATAGCTTCACACCAAATGGACTCGGAATATTATCATCTCAATTCTCACATGATCCAGATAAAatatttcttcttaaaatggTGCTGCCAAATCATCCctaaaaatcaacttctaactACGAACCTAGACATAGATTATGTCAATGTTCGCAGTGAGAAGTTGATTTTTCTGGGACGGGGGATACATGTCAAAATAACAGAATGAGCATATTTCTCCCTTTCTTTGCAAAATCTGCTCTCATTCATGATATCTTAGCACAGGTACAGACTCCAGGATTGCAGGAATCCAGACGAGAAGATGAGAAGAACCAGCGACAAGTTTCTCAACGACACCAAAAAAATTTAGCAGTAATATGggaacatgtatatatattcctGTGTGCGTGTGCAAGTGGCACTGTGGCAGGTTCTTCTCATGAGTGCTCCTGGTCCTCTACAACAGCTTCCGCGACCTGCTCCGGTgacgcttcttcttcttccttggcTGCCTCCTCCGTCTCCGGGTCTTCCTTCGCGGGCTCCGCGACGGCGACCTCGGATTCGATGGtgttctcggcggcggcggaggtgggctTCAGCAGGTTGTCGTAGCTGCCGGACTTCTTGAACAGCTGCCAGAAGTGGTTCTGGCAGTAGAGGATCCCGTTGTGCGAGGCGTAGGAGGCGTTCGTCAGGAGGCAGCCGCCATGGGCGCACTTGAAGCAGGTCCTGTGGTAACACTCACCCTCCATGGTCATCTGCatagggaggggaggggatttGGAAATAAAGACAAGAAGGACCTCTAAAGAAATGCTGATGTATGAATGTATCTTGTCAAAAGATTAATCATGAAATTTGATCAAAGTTCATCAACCACTTGGGTGAATAATAAGGACATGTGCGCGGATACCAGCAAATAGTTGAAAAAGGAGCATCCACTCACCATCCTACTTTACTGATACGTAAGTTTCGGTTGCTTTTGTCAGCAGACAAGAATACAGTAAACTGAGATGCATGATCGTCGGAAAAGGAGATTATTACCTTCTCCAATGGATATACAGTCTTCTTGCAGGCAGTACACTTGTCCTGGGTTCCACAGAACACAGAGGACAGCTTGCTGGGAATCTTAGCCTGTTTATCACACAAAAGCAGATTGTATGAGTTGCAATCCATGGCAAATTTAAATTGCCTGATGTTGCTGATAGTCCTTTACGGCAAGAGCCATGATTCTTTCTGGAGGTACCAAtgcattttccttttcttttgcttaacaacaaaaatatgaaTTCTGGTCCATATGGAAGTTAAAAGAATAAGTTATCTTTAGAAAGACAATGAGAATGCGGTACCTGTTCACTGTTTGCCTTTGTACCTGAACCACAGGACAAGCAGAATAGTAATAAGATTCTTGtgatttcataaaaaataacagGTAAAGGGTGATGCAGATCAAACATTCAAACATACCTGAGGGGAAGTTCTTCTTGAAGGTGCCTGTTTCCTTGAATAGCTGCTCAAAATGGGTCTTGCAGTAAAGAACCCCATCCATGGACGAATAGCTGCACATCTGGAAATAGAACAATTCACATCAGCTCATGAGTAAcatataatattttaacatCATGAAGAGCATAAAAAACTGATCATTCACATCAAGGAGTGCAGACACCAAGAAGAGTGCATACCGAAAGTGTGCCTTTGCAGTGGCTGCATCTGAAGCAAGACTTGTGGTAGGGAATACTGTCCGCGGTAAGGAGATCAATGAAATGCACGGTCTTGTCACAAGCATTGCACTTGTCCTGTGTACCAGAGAACGTCATCTTGGTATTCTCGGTGGGGATATGCCGAGCAATATGTCGATTTGTTGCTAACAAGAATTCGCTAGCACAACCCTCCTGATAGAATCAAGATAATGTCTTTGGCTCTCAATCTGCAACTGAATAGATGCAGATGAAAGCCAAAGGGAGGGTGTGTGCAAGAAGTTGATGGGAGGCTTTAATATGCAATTCTGGAAACCTGATTTGGGAGAGGCTGAAGCTAGGGAAGAAATATAAGAGGCTTGGGTCTAACTCCACCTCTAAGCCAGAGGAAATGGTCAGAGAGATGAGATTAGATGTGCCACATCACAATGCTAACTTTGGAGACTCCTCACATGGTTATAATTTGTGGTTATTCTCCTACAGAAAGTGTTTGACTATATTTAGGGTGCAATAATAGTTAGTGACTAACAATAGCCCAAGACATTTACAGAAGAGTTATTTAAATGCCATTGTTATCAGCCGgtcatttttctcttttgagGAAGAAGTTGACCAAGCTATTCTTAGTGCACCGAGAAtaacacaaacaaacaaatgtaTAACCATTTGCACACATGATAAAATTAAACACCATGCATGTCATTGGCCTTTTAGAGAAATGTGACCTTAAAAAGAATGGTTCTTCACAAACAAAGAAAGATGACACATAAGCTTATATAAGAACAAAAGGCACAAGAACAAAAACTAGCTCATGGTATGATCCGAACAGACAGTTTCCCAGAGTAACTATTGTATACGAACTGGAATAACAGCGGGGAAGATGTATGTCTCACCCAAAGTGTGAAATCTTCCTTTGCTCAGGGCCACAGGCAAGCTACAAGCAAATTATTTTTGATCTGGCTTCAGCCCCAAAAATGTATTCTGAAAAAGACAGAGTACCCGTATCAGTCTGCTTTTGCCCAAAAATACAATAACATGTATTTGCAGGAAAATGCTaacgatgtcaatatgccacCTTCAGTTTCTATCTTCCAACAGGGGATATAAATTTATAAGCTATTAGCATTTTGCTTTATAGAATGGGAATTTGGGGGAAGAATCCAATCCAGGTAAGTCTAAAAAATGGCATCAGTGACATCATATAATTATTCAATGTTTGTACATTCCACAATTGGGTGGCACTCTTCTGAACAACAGTAGACTACAAGGCACACACTGCCTGGAAAGGCAGAAACACGAAAATTGGAGAAATACAAGTTTTCAGTTGGTTAGTATCTGAATCAAGACGACTTTCATTCTTTAATTCTTCCAAGTTCCAATCAGGTGGTTTCGCTGTATCCCAATCATAAATTGTTGTAGTGGCCAGCTTGTGCTACTGCAAGCAGCCATTTCAATCTGAACTATGCATCACTCTGGATGAAGTTACTCCTTGAGCAATCTCAATACATCACCAACAAGATGCAGGGAGCCAGTAACTAAGACCTGGTCAAAGTGTACAAATGCAAATGTATCAGCATCAATTTTGAAAGTAGCTGCTGCCTGCTAGAgacaaaaaaacataaaaaacaaCAGGTATAACATAATTAAAGGGACATAAAATAAACACATGCACATAAACAATTACTAGGTATTCCAGATCATGGAAAAGCagaaccaaaaaagaaaaaagaactgtGCATTCACTAGCAGTTGCACACACGCAAGCACATCGAAGGGATGGAAGGGTACACGAGAGACAAGAATGATGAATCAGTGATGGTCACTACACAACTACATATACATGTGCTAAGCTGACAATGAATTATGTGATATCCCTGTGTCCTGACTATGGT
The sequence above is drawn from the Oryza glaberrima chromosome 10, OglaRS2, whole genome shotgun sequence genome and encodes:
- the LOC127752799 gene encoding LIM domain-containing protein PLIM2b-like; amino-acid sequence: MTFSGTQDKCNACDKTVHFIDLLTADSIPYHKSCFRCSHCKGTLSMCSYSSMDGVLYCKTHFEQLFKETGTFKKNFPSGTKANSEQAKIPSKLSSVFCGTQDKCTACKKTVYPLEKMTMEGECYHRTCFKCAHGGCLLTNASYASHNGILYCQNHFWQLFKKSGSYDNLLKPTSAAAENTIESEVAVAEPAKEDPETEEAAKEEEEASPEQVAEAVVEDQEHS